One Solanum lycopersicum chromosome 4, SLM_r2.1 DNA window includes the following coding sequences:
- the LOC101248671 gene encoding uncharacterized protein — protein MEKCCGLSHLFMTVFLSCFSTFMVIPPMTDITLSAICPGQDECSLAIYLTGVQQAIVGLGSLVMMPVLGNLSDTYGRKVMLTLPMTLSIFPLAILAYSRTKYYFYAYYVLRTLIAMICEGSVQCLAFAYVADNVPESRRASVFGVLSGIASSAFVCGNLSARFLSTASTFQVAAAMAVIALVYMKMFLPESITNGNICSKISETSCLLEKAPKKGFQFFKTLPSFSDMLCLLKTSSTFLHAAIVTFFANVAQVGLEASLLFFLKAQFHFNKIQFADLLIISGIAGSISQLLLMPILAPAFGEEKLLSIGLFFSCLHMLLYSIAWSSWVPYASAMISMLSIFAMPCLKSIASKQIGPNEQGKVQGCITGICSFASVVSPLIFSPLTALFLSQNAPFHYPGFGLACAAFGSMLAFIQSLMIKPDNNVTNWSVNDSNLA, from the exons atggagaaaTGTTGTGGTTTGAGTCACTTATTCATGACAGTATTTTTGAGTTGCTTCTCCACATTCATGGTGATTCCACCTATGACTGATATTACATTATCAGCCATTTGTCCAGGCCAAGATGAATGCTCACTAGCTATTTACCTCACCGGAGTTCAACAAGCG ATAGTAGGTTTGGGATCATTGGTGATGATGCCAGTATTGGGGAACTTATCAGACACATATGGGAGAAAAGTAATGCTTACTCTTCCTATGACTCTTTCCATCTTCCCTTTAG CCATACTGGCATATAGCAGGACAAAATACTATTTCTATGCTTACTACGTGCTAAGAACACTCATTGCCATGATTTGTGAAGGAAGTGTTCAGTGTCTTGCTTTTGCCTATGTG GCTGATAATGTTCCAGAAAGTCGTCGTGCCTCTGTTTTTGGAGTCCTCTCTGGAATTGCTTCCTCTGCTTTTGTCTGTGGAAACCTCTCCGCTCGCTTCTTATCCACTGCTTCCACTTTCCAA GTTGCTGCAGCAATGGCAGTGATAGCTTTAGTATACATGAAAATGTTCCTCCCTGAATCGATAACGAATGGTAACATTTGCTCGAAAATATCAGAGACTAGTTGTTTATTGGAAAAAGCTCCAAAGAAAGGATTCCAATTTTTCAAGACATTGCCTTCATTCAGTGATATGCTCTGTTTGTTAAAGACCAG CTCGACATTTTTACATGCAGCTATTGTTACATTCTTTGCCAATGTTGCACAAGTTGGCCTTGAAGCTTCTTTACTT TTTTTCTTGAAGGCACAATTTCACTTTAACAAAATTCAATTTGCTGATTTGTTGATAATTTCTGGGATAGCAGGATCCATATCACAG CTACTTCTCATGCCCATATTAGCTCCTGCTTTTGGAGAAGAGAAGTTGCTTTCTATTGGCCTCTTCTTCAGTTGTCTTCAT ATGTTGCTTTACAGCATTGCTTGGTCCTCCTGG GTCCCTTATGCAAGTGCTATGATCTCAATGTTGTCTATTTTTGCAATGCCATGT TTAAAGAGCATTGCGTCAAAACAAATTGGGCCAAATGAGCAG GGAAAAGTCCAGGGATGCATCACAGGCATATGTTCATTTGCAAGTGTAGTTTCACCACTAATTTTTAGTCCTTTAACAG CTTTATTTCTATCGCAAAACGCCCCGTTCCATTACCCGGGATTCGGTTTAGCTTGTGCTGCATTTGGATCA ATGCTAGCCTTCATTCAGAGTCTTATGATAAAGCCTGATAATAATGTAACCAATTGGAGTGTAAATGATTCAAACTTAGCATAG
- the LOC101248384 gene encoding F-box/kelch-repeat protein At3g23880, producing MESPPPPPMKTTKRRAAATTSITGLTIDNSVLPIELIVEILIRLPVKTLLKMRSVSKSWSSLISTPEFVKAHVKFSANNREFAHHRLLSIRSGTHTHDDGRTSRWKNFRTYSLNAILYGESPCLPVELHNFGISYYVLCSCDGLFVISKTWYNNDIEDLFLWNPSIRKLSKLPYSGIDVFNRRFAYGFGYIESQNDYHIVEIVASKPSYLIADISVYSLRNNSWKTIHEFPSISLPENVKFIKGKFHWITGGGSGSNATWFNPGDEGFGNVALPNPSGDTCNWKLVSSSGNLCMTCDYRNKTDVWIMKEYGLAESWTIVGSIPKFVNKVVWPIFISHNDEILLQDVSGLVWWYVSRDDDSVDRPEDQTRCECDRGSELNLYVESLVSPNSP from the coding sequence ATGGAGTCGCCGCCGCCGCCGCCGATGAAAACCACGAAGCGCAGAGCAGCAGCAACAACGTCAATTACTGGATTAACCATTGATAATTCAGTTCTTCCTATAGAATTAATAGTTGAAATACTCATAAGATTGCCTGTAAAAACATTGCTGAAGATGAGATCTGTTTCAAAATCCTGGAGTTCTCTCATCTCAACTCCCGAATTTGTCAAAGCACATGTAAAATTTTCAGCCAATAATCGAGAATTTGCTCACCACAGGCTTCTTAGTATCAGGTCAGGTACTCACACTCACGACGACGGACGTACTAGTAGATGGAAAAATTTCCGCACATATTCTCTTAATGCAATCCTGTATGGAGAATCTCCCTGTTTACCTGTTGAGCTTCATAATTTTGGTATAAGTTATTATGTTTTGTGTTCATGTGATGGATTGTTCGTTATTTCAAAAACCTGGTATAATAATGACATTGAGGATCTGTTTCTATGGAATCCGTCTATTAGAAAGTTGAGTAAACTTCCTTATTCAGGAATTGATGTGTTCAATCGTAGATTTGCTTATGGATTTGGTTatattgaatctcaaaatgATTACCATATTGTTGAAATTGTGGCAAGTAAACCTAGTTATCTCATTGCTGATATTAGTGTTTATAGTTTAAGAAATAATTCGTGGAAAACCATTCATGAGTTCCCAAGTATCTCTTTGCCTgaaaatgttaaatttattaaagGAAAGTTCCATTGGATCACTGGTGGTGGTAGTGGTAGTAACGCGACATGGTTCAACCCCGGAGATGAGGGGTTTGGCAATGTAGCATTGCCGAACCCAAGTGGTGACACTTGTAACTGGAAATTAGTGTCTTCATCTGGTAATCTATGTATGACTTGTGACTATAGAAACAAGACAGATGTGTGGATAATGAAGGAGTATGGACTTGCAGAGTCGTGGACTATTGTGGGTTCGATCCCTAAATTTGTAAATAAGGTGGTTTGGCCGATATTCATCTCTCATAATGATGAAATTCTATTGCAAGACGTTTCAGGTTTAGTGTGGTGGTATGTTTCACGAGATGATGACAGTGTTGATCGTCCTGAGGATCAAACACGTTGTGAATGTGACCGTGGAAGCGAGCTTAATCTATATGTAGAAAGTCTTGTTTCGCCAAATTCTCCTTGA
- the LOC101248969 gene encoding phospholipase D delta-like, which translates to MADENCENVVYLHGDFDLKIIEARRLPNMDLVTERLSRCFTALDICRKPFTRRRRKGHRRKIITSDPYVTVCLTGATVARTRVISNCQDPVWNEHFKIPLAHPVSVVEFLVKDNDVFGADYIGVATVLAEKIKSGELIDDWFPIIGPYGKPPKPDCAIRLQMRFIHCDGNPSYNGGISEDFGLKASYFPVRHGGSVTLYQDAHVPDGMLPEIKLDDDKIFEHSKCWEDICHAILEAHHLVYVVGWSIFHKVKLVREPSKPLPSGGDLTLGELLKYKSEEGVRVLLLVWDDKTSHSKFFIQTDGVMQTHDEETRKFFKHSSVNCVLAPRYASSKLSIFKQQVVGTLYTHHQKCVIVDTQASGNNRKVSAFLGGLDLCDGRYDTPEHRLFRDLDTVFKDDFHNPTFSTGTKAPRQPWHDLHCKIEGPAAYDVLTNFEQRWRKATKWSEFGRRLKKISHWHDDALIKIERISWITSPSSSVPNDDQSLWVSKEEDPENWHVQVFRSIDSGSLKGFPKDVLLAESQNLVCAKNLVIDRSIQMAYIQAIRQAQHFIYIENQYFLGSSYAWPSYKEAGADNLIPMELALKIASKIRAKERFAVYIVIPMWPEGVPTSASVQEILYWQRQTMKMMYGIIAQELKSSQLQDVHLSDYLNFYCLGNREELHGESKSNYASNGDLISASQKFGRFMIYVHAKGMIVDDEYVILGSANINQRSMAGSRDTEIAMGAYQPHHTWAMKKRHPHGQVYGYRMSLWAEHMGKLDDIFTKPESLNCVKHVNEVAEDNWKRFTAHEFKPLQGHLLKYPVQVGTDGQVSSLPGHEYFPDVGGKILGARTNLPDALTT; encoded by the exons atgGCGGATGAGAATTGTGAAAATGTGGTATATCTTCATGGAGACTTTGATTTGAAGATTATAGAAGCTCGAAGGTTACCTAACATGGATTTAGTAACCGAACGTCTCAGTCGATGCTTTACAGCTTTAGATATCTGCCGGAAACCGTTTACTCGCCGGAGAAGGAAAGGTCATCGCCGGAAAATCATCACCAGTGATCCGTATGTGACGGTTTGCTTAACCGGCGCTACTGTGGCGCGTACGCGCGTGATATCGAATTGTCAGGATCCTGTTTGGAACGAGCATTTTAAAATCCCGCTTGCTCATCCGGTTTCGGTTGTAGAGTTTCTGGTTAAGGATAATGATGTATTCGGTGCGGATTATATCGGAGTTGCTACCGTGCTGGCTGAGAAGATCAAGTCCGGTGAGCTAATTGATGATTGGTTTCCTATAATTGGACCTTATGGAAAACCTCCAAAGCCTGATTGTGCAATTCGGCTGCAAATGAGATTCATACATTGTGATGGTAATCCGTCTTATAACGGCGGTATATCAGAAGATTTTGGCCTGAAAGCGAGTTATTTCCCGGTGAGGCACGGAGGATCTGTTACTCTGTATCAGGACGCTCACGTGCCTGACGGGATGTTGCCGGAGATTAAATTGGATGATGATAAGATATTTGAGCATAGCAAGTGTTGGGAAGATATATGTCATGCGATATTGGAGGCACATCATTTGGTGTACGTGGTAGGGTGGTCAATTTTTCACAAGGTGAAGCTGGTTAGGGAGCCAAGTAAGCCGTTGCCGAGCGGCGGAGATTTGACACTTGGAGAGTTGCTTAAGTACAAATCGGAGGAAGGTGTGAGGGTATTGCTGTTGGTTTGGGATGATAAAACTTCTCACAGCAAGTTCTTCATTCAAACG GATGGAGTGATGCAAACTCATGATGAAGAAACTCGGAAATTTTTTAAGCACTCATCCGTCAACTGTGTGCTGGCACCTCGTTATGCGAGCAGTAAGCTAAGCATTTTCAAGCAACAG GTGGTGGGAACACTTTATACGCACCATCAGAAGTGTGTGATTGTGGACACACAAGCCAGTGGCAATAACCGAAAGGTTTCAGCTTTCCTTGGCGGTCTAGACCTCTGTGACGGCCGTTATGATACACCTGAGCATAGATTATTCCGTGATCTTGACACAGTCTTCAAGGATGATTTTCATAATCCAACATTTAGT ACAGGAACCAAGGCACCGAGACAGCCATGGCATGACTTGCATTGCAAGATTGAAGGACCTGCCGCATATGATGTACTCACAAACTTTGAGCAGCGATGGAGAAAAGCCACAAAATGGTCAGAGTTTGGAAGACGTTTGAAAAAGATATCTCATTGGCATGACGATGCTTTGatcaaaatagaaagaatttCTTGGATTACAAGCCCTTCCTCTTCTGTTCCAAATGATGACCAATCTTTGTGGGTTTCCAAGGAAGAAGATCCTGAAAACTGGCATGTTCAG GTCTTTCGATCTATTGATTCAGGGTCTTTGAAAGGATTCCCAAAAGATGTTCTTTTGGCAGAATCACAG AACCTTGTCTGTGCAAAAAATTTGGTGATTGATAGAAGTATCCAGATGGCATATATTCAAGCAATTAGACAGGCACAACATTTTATCTATATTGAAAATCAATATTTCCTTGGGTCATCATACGCTTGGCCTTCATACAAAGAAGCAG GTGCTGATAATTTAATTCCCATGGAGCTTGCTTTAAAAATAGCCAGCAAAATTCGGGCAAAAGAGCGGTTTGCTGTTTATATTGTCATTCCAATGTGGCCCGAGGGAGTCCCCACTTCTGCCTCAGTGCAAGAAATTCTGTATTGGCAG AGGCAAACTATGAAAATGATGTATGGAATCATTGCTCAAGAGCTAAAATCTTCTCAACTTCAAGATGTACATCTTTCTGACTATCTAAACTTCTATTGTCTGGGTAATCGAGAAGAATTACATGGAGAGTCAAAGTCTAACTATGCTTCAAATGGCGATTTG ATTTCAGCTTCACAGAAATTTGGACGGTTTATGATATATGTACATGCCAAGGGGATGATAGTGGACGATGAGTATGTCATTTTAGGATCTGCCAATATTAACCAAAGATCTATGGCTGGTTCAAGAGACACAGAGATAGCTATGGGCGCGTATCAACCTCATCACACTTGGGCTATGAAGAAAAGACATCCACATGGCCAG GTATATGGTTATAGAATGTCTCTATGGGCAGAGCACATGGGCAAGTTAGACGATATCTTCACAAAGCCAGAAAGTTTGAACTGCGTGAAGCATGTAAATGAGGTTGCTGAAGATAACTGGAAAAGATTTACAGCTCATGAATTCAAACCTTTACAAGGTCATCTTCTCAAGTATCCCGTCCAAGTAGGTACTGATGGGCAAGTAAGTTCCTTGCCTGGTCATGAATATTTTCCTGATGTTGGTGGTAAAATACTAGGAGCTCGAACCAATCTTCCTGATGCTTTAACCACATAA
- the PETE gene encoding plastocyanin, chloroplastic, producing the protein MATVTSAAVAIPSFTGLKAGASSSSRVSTGASAKVAAAPVARLTVKASLKDVGAVVAATAVSAMLASNAMALEVLLGGDDGSLAFIPGNFSVSAGEKITFKNNAGFPHNVVFDEDEIPAGVDASKISMSEEDLLNAAGETYSVTLSEKGTYTFYCAPHQGAGMVGKVTVN; encoded by the coding sequence ATGGCCACTGTTACCTCTGCTGCTGTTGCTATTCCATCTTTCACTGGCCTTAAGGCTGGTGCTTCATCATCTTCCAGAGTTAGCACCGGTGCATCCGCTAAGGTGGCAGCTGCCCCAGTTGCCAGATTGACTGTGAAGGCGTCTTTGAAAGATGTCGGTGCTGTGGTTGCTGCCACCGCTGTTAGCGCGATGCTTGCTAGCAATGCCATGGCACTTGAAGTGTTGCTTGGTGGTGATGATGGGAGTCTAGCTTTTATTCCTGGGAACTTCAGCGTTAGTGCTGGTGAGAAAATTACATTCAAGAACAATGCAGGGTTCCCACACAACGTCGTATTTGATGAAGATGAAATCCCAGCTGGTGTGGATGCTAGTAAGATTTCCATGTCTGAAGAGGATCTTCTGAATGCAGCAGGAGAGACATACAGTGTCACTTTGAGTGAGAAAGGAACTTACACTTTCTACTGTGCACCTCACCAGGGAGCTGGAATGGTTGGCAAAGTTACTGTCAACTAA
- the LOC101055605 gene encoding Hop-interacting protein THI120, which translates to METLTSSATTTPSLSVFAPKSKHLSSRKFVKFSVSRKNNGNESDLQSDANDNTSIVPIFNNPTLSKDAAMGLVLSAANVRGWTTGSGMEGPPVPAGSDSESNTDQISTFPWSLFTKSPRRRMRVAFTCNVCGQRTTRAINPHAYTDGTVFVQCCGCNVFHKLVDNLNLFHEMKCYVSPDFNPNPDNDIGFKYFDMDDDNDEVFPLF; encoded by the exons ATGGAAACTTTGACGTCTTCTGCCACAACTACCCCTTCTCTATCCGTTTTTGCTCCTAAATCCAAACATCTCTCTTCTCGTAAATTTGTCAAGTTTTCAGTTTCACGCAAAA aTAATGGAAATGAATCCGATCTTCAATCTGATGCGAATGACAACACCAGTATCGTTCCCATCTTCAACAATCCTACTCTCTCCAAG GATGCAGCTATGGGTTTGGTCCTTAGTGCAGCTAATGTAAGAGGCTGGACTACTGGCTCGGGTATGGAGGGGCCACCTGTGCCTGCTGGTTCTGATTCTGAATCCAATACTGACCAGATTTCCACCTTCCCTTGGTCTCTCTTTACTAAATCTCCGCGAAGGCGTATGCGTGTGGCCTTTACTTGCAACGTCTGTGGCCAACGAACTACTCGTGCCATCAATCCTCACGCCTATACTGATGGCACTGTTTTTGTCCAG TGTTGTGGATGCAATGTATTTCACAAGCTTGTGGACAATTTGAACCTGTTCCATGAGATGAAATGCTACGTGAGTCCTGACTTCAATCCAAATCCAGACAATGATATTGGCTTCAAGTATTTTGATATGGATGATGACAACGATGAGGTCTTTCCGCTTTTTTAA